Proteins co-encoded in one Gossypium arboreum isolate Shixiya-1 chromosome 11, ASM2569848v2, whole genome shotgun sequence genomic window:
- the LOC108469470 gene encoding scarecrow-like protein 32 isoform X2: MEQLLVHCANAIESNDATLAQQILWVLNNIAPPDGDSNQRLTCAFLRALIVRAAKSGTCKMLAAMANAHCNLSIDIHTFSVIELASFVDLTPWHRFGFTAANAAILEAVEGYSVIHIVDLSLTHCMQIPTLIDAIASRLEGPPLVKLTVAGGATEDVPPMLDLSYEELGSKLINFARSRNVVLEFRAIPSTYADGFSSLIEQLRVQHLVYAESGEALVINCHMMLHYLPEETLSPLSNVNSNPYSFEPSSIQSLRTMFLKALRGLDPTVVVLVDEDADLTSNNLVCRLRAAFNYLWIPYDTVDTFLPQGSKQRQWYEADISWKIENVIAHEGLQRVERLEPKSRWVQRMRNVGFRGVSFGEEAISEVKTMLDEHAAGWGLKKEEDDLVLTWKGHNVVFATAWLPA, translated from the coding sequence ATGGAACAACTTCTAGTGCACTGTGCAAACGCTATTGAGAGCAACGATGCTACTCTAGCGCAGCAAATTCTTTGGGTTCTCAACAACATTGCACCACCTGATGGTGATTCCAACCAGCGCTTAACATGTGCTTTCCTTCGAGCTCTTATTGTCCGAGCAGCCAAAAGCGGCACTTGCAAAATGCTTGCAGCAATGGCCAACGCTCACTGCAACCTCTCTATAGATATCCACACTTTCTCCGTCATCGAGTTGGCTAGCTTCGTGGACTTAACCCCGTGGCATCGCTTCGGTTTCACCGCAGCAAATGCAGCGATACTAGAAGCTGTGGAAGGGTATTCGGTCATTCACATAGTTGATTTAAGCTTGACGCATTGCATGCAAATCCCTACATTAATCGATGCCATAGCTAGTAGGCTGGAAGGACCCCCACTTGTGAAACTCACGGTTGCTGGTGGTGCAACTGAAGATGTTCCACCAATGCTCGACCTTTCCTACGAAGAGCTAGGCTCCAAATTGATTAACTTCGCTAGGTCCCGCAACGTAGTATTGGAATTCAGAGCGATTCCTTCAACTTACGCCGATGGATTCTCCTCTTTGATCGAGCAGCTTCGAGTTCAACATTTAGTATATGCAGAAAGCGGTGAGGCTCTAGTCATAAACTGTCACATGATGCTTCACTACTTACCAGAAGAAACATTGTCTCCTCTTTCAAATGTAAATTCAAACCCTTACTCGTTCGAACCATCGTCCATTCAATCTCTTCGAACCATGTTCCTGAAGGCGCTTCGGGGATTGGACCCAACAGTGGTTGTCCTAGTAGACGAGGATGCGGATTTGACATCAAATAATTTGGTTTGTAGATTAAGGGCTGCTTTCAATTACCTATGGATACCATACGATACGGTGGACACGTTTCTGCCACAAGGGAGCAAGCAAAGACAGTGGTACGAGGCAGACATAAGTTGGAAGATAGAGAACGTGATAGCTCATGAAGGGCTGCAAAGGGTGGAGAGGTTAGAACCAAAGAGCCGGTGGGTGCAGCGGATGAGAAACGTGGGTTTTCGTGGGGTTAGCTTCGGTGAAGAGGCCATCTCGGAAGTGAAAACAATGCTTGATGAACATGCAGCTGGATGGGGATTAAAGAAAGAAGAAGATGATCTTGTACTTACTTGGAAAGGACATAATGTTGTATTTGCCACTGCTTGGCTGCCTGCTtga
- the LOC108469470 gene encoding scarecrow-like protein 32 isoform X1 — MMQFSEIPPLHQIPPFSIATMNKNQIHRARPWPGFPTSKGLGSFGDANCMEQLLVHCANAIESNDATLAQQILWVLNNIAPPDGDSNQRLTCAFLRALIVRAAKSGTCKMLAAMANAHCNLSIDIHTFSVIELASFVDLTPWHRFGFTAANAAILEAVEGYSVIHIVDLSLTHCMQIPTLIDAIASRLEGPPLVKLTVAGGATEDVPPMLDLSYEELGSKLINFARSRNVVLEFRAIPSTYADGFSSLIEQLRVQHLVYAESGEALVINCHMMLHYLPEETLSPLSNVNSNPYSFEPSSIQSLRTMFLKALRGLDPTVVVLVDEDADLTSNNLVCRLRAAFNYLWIPYDTVDTFLPQGSKQRQWYEADISWKIENVIAHEGLQRVERLEPKSRWVQRMRNVGFRGVSFGEEAISEVKTMLDEHAAGWGLKKEEDDLVLTWKGHNVVFATAWLPA; from the coding sequence ATGATGCAATTCTCTGAAATCCCACCCTTGCACCAAATCCCTCCATTTTCAATCGCCACTATGAACAAAAACCAAATCCATCGGGCTCGTCCATGGCCGGGGTTCCCTACCTCAAAGGGCTTAGGCAGCTTTGGCGATGCCAATTGCATGGAACAACTTCTAGTGCACTGTGCAAACGCTATTGAGAGCAACGATGCTACTCTAGCGCAGCAAATTCTTTGGGTTCTCAACAACATTGCACCACCTGATGGTGATTCCAACCAGCGCTTAACATGTGCTTTCCTTCGAGCTCTTATTGTCCGAGCAGCCAAAAGCGGCACTTGCAAAATGCTTGCAGCAATGGCCAACGCTCACTGCAACCTCTCTATAGATATCCACACTTTCTCCGTCATCGAGTTGGCTAGCTTCGTGGACTTAACCCCGTGGCATCGCTTCGGTTTCACCGCAGCAAATGCAGCGATACTAGAAGCTGTGGAAGGGTATTCGGTCATTCACATAGTTGATTTAAGCTTGACGCATTGCATGCAAATCCCTACATTAATCGATGCCATAGCTAGTAGGCTGGAAGGACCCCCACTTGTGAAACTCACGGTTGCTGGTGGTGCAACTGAAGATGTTCCACCAATGCTCGACCTTTCCTACGAAGAGCTAGGCTCCAAATTGATTAACTTCGCTAGGTCCCGCAACGTAGTATTGGAATTCAGAGCGATTCCTTCAACTTACGCCGATGGATTCTCCTCTTTGATCGAGCAGCTTCGAGTTCAACATTTAGTATATGCAGAAAGCGGTGAGGCTCTAGTCATAAACTGTCACATGATGCTTCACTACTTACCAGAAGAAACATTGTCTCCTCTTTCAAATGTAAATTCAAACCCTTACTCGTTCGAACCATCGTCCATTCAATCTCTTCGAACCATGTTCCTGAAGGCGCTTCGGGGATTGGACCCAACAGTGGTTGTCCTAGTAGACGAGGATGCGGATTTGACATCAAATAATTTGGTTTGTAGATTAAGGGCTGCTTTCAATTACCTATGGATACCATACGATACGGTGGACACGTTTCTGCCACAAGGGAGCAAGCAAAGACAGTGGTACGAGGCAGACATAAGTTGGAAGATAGAGAACGTGATAGCTCATGAAGGGCTGCAAAGGGTGGAGAGGTTAGAACCAAAGAGCCGGTGGGTGCAGCGGATGAGAAACGTGGGTTTTCGTGGGGTTAGCTTCGGTGAAGAGGCCATCTCGGAAGTGAAAACAATGCTTGATGAACATGCAGCTGGATGGGGATTAAAGAAAGAAGAAGATGATCTTGTACTTACTTGGAAAGGACATAATGTTGTATTTGCCACTGCTTGGCTGCCTGCTtga